The Beijerinckiaceae bacterium genome has a window encoding:
- the gnd gene encoding 6-phosphogluconate dehydrogenase (decarboxylating) encodes MQLGIIGLGRMGANMALRLMKAGHECVVYDTHSEPVHELVKNGATGSRDLAAFVKALSKPRAVWLMVPAAAVDPILGSLTPLLEPGDVVIDGGNSYYHDDIRRAARLKEMGLHYVDVGVSGGVWGLERGYCQMIGGETEIVAHLDPIFRALAPGVAAAPRTPGTTGEPNQAESGYLHCGPNGGGHFVKMVHNGIEYGIMAAYSEGLNILKNADVGRASHAVDAETTPLRHPEFYQFDFNIAEIAEVWRRSSVIGSWLLDLTAAALRKNPALTSFEGHVSDSGEGRWTLQAAIDEGVPAPVISAALYARFESRGLAEYADKLLSAMRFEFGGHIERSGK; translated from the coding sequence ATGCAACTTGGCATAATCGGACTTGGTCGAATGGGCGCCAATATGGCGTTGCGGCTCATGAAAGCCGGCCATGAATGCGTCGTTTACGACACCCATTCGGAACCGGTTCACGAATTGGTCAAAAATGGCGCTACGGGCTCGAGGGATTTGGCCGCTTTCGTCAAGGCACTTTCGAAGCCGCGCGCTGTGTGGCTGATGGTTCCGGCCGCAGCTGTTGATCCAATCCTTGGTTCGCTGACGCCACTGCTCGAGCCGGGCGACGTCGTGATCGACGGCGGCAATTCCTATTATCACGATGACATTCGTCGCGCCGCCCGGCTCAAAGAGATGGGCCTCCATTATGTCGATGTCGGAGTCAGCGGTGGCGTTTGGGGATTGGAGCGCGGCTACTGCCAAATGATTGGCGGCGAGACCGAAATCGTTGCGCATCTCGATCCGATCTTTCGCGCCCTGGCGCCGGGCGTCGCCGCGGCGCCGCGGACGCCAGGTACAACGGGCGAGCCGAACCAGGCGGAAAGCGGCTATCTTCATTGCGGTCCAAATGGCGGCGGTCATTTTGTCAAAATGGTCCATAACGGCATTGAATATGGCATCATGGCCGCTTATTCCGAAGGCCTGAACATCCTCAAGAATGCGGATGTCGGTCGTGCGAGCCACGCGGTGGATGCGGAAACAACGCCTTTAAGACATCCAGAGTTTTACCAATTCGACTTCAACATTGCCGAGATCGCCGAAGTCTGGCGGCGCAGCAGCGTGATCGGCTCTTGGTTGCTGGATCTCACCGCCGCAGCCTTGCGCAAGAATCCCGCATTGACGAGTTTTGAAGGACATGTCTCGGACTCTGGCGAGGGCCGTTGGACCTTGCAGGCGGCGATCGACGAAGGTGTGCCGGCTCCCGTTATCAGCGCCGCTCTATATGCGCGTTTTGAATCGCGTGGGCTTGCGGAATATGCTGACAAACTGCTGTCGGCCATGCGATTCGAATTTGGCGGCCACATCGAAAGATCTGGCAAATAG
- a CDS encoding amylo-alpha-1,6-glucosidase produces the protein MSFKVQIGPPQISIHQGQTVLISDPDGEINWPSEKGLYFLDTRVVSSWTVYANGEPWELLNGGPIAYYAARIFLTNPSIATEAGIIPPRTLGFTIGRWIYGGMHEDLDISNNSMKPVKFQLEIAIRSDFADLFEVKSGNIVRRGRITTEWQQGQHRLCTTYCNGDFSRSVTVSAQHFPKEPVYANGRLSFEVALEPGEAWHTCLLYALTDIAKQTAAPHSCIEHHSTSRHAETMADWLQTVAKIETSNEEFYRLFRRALEDMAALRLPIADTDHTVFLPAAGLPWFIAPFGRDSLIVSLQNVLVYPEFARGSLDFLGVLQAKADDPYRDAEPGKIFHELRFGELAHFKLIPHTPYYGTADATPLYLITLHAAWRATGDQSLLERHLETAEGCLSWIDNYGDRDGDGFQEYQTRSPVGYENMAWKDSGDSVVYPDGSQVRGPKALCELQGYVYDAWTRMAEIFDVLGRYDRADELRAKAAALFERFNAAFWDDELGFYVYALDGDKKKVRTIASNAGHCLWSGIVPRERAKLVVQRLMAPDMWTGWGIRTLSASNPAFNPYNYQTGSVWPHDNGIIAIGFKLYGFGVEAGQIAHDISKGGSFFLLNQLPELYTAFPRDETTFPVQYIGANVPQAWAAGSIFMLTQAMLGFLPDAPRNKLYVDPLLPAWLPDITIRDLRIGSHKLDIRFWREGEQTDFEVLKGDPSVVERCEVGVKAAELKRRSSPIKSP, from the coding sequence ATGTCTTTCAAAGTTCAGATCGGTCCGCCTCAGATTTCCATTCATCAGGGACAGACGGTCCTGATCAGCGATCCGGACGGAGAGATTAATTGGCCGAGTGAAAAAGGCCTTTACTTCCTCGATACGCGGGTTGTCAGCAGCTGGACCGTCTATGCCAATGGGGAACCTTGGGAGCTGCTGAACGGCGGCCCGATCGCCTATTACGCAGCGCGGATCTTTCTGACCAACCCTTCCATTGCGACCGAAGCCGGCATTATTCCGCCACGCACGCTCGGCTTTACCATCGGCCGGTGGATTTACGGCGGCATGCATGAAGACCTTGACATCAGCAATAACAGCATGAAGCCAGTAAAATTTCAGCTCGAGATCGCGATCCGCAGCGATTTTGCAGATCTTTTTGAGGTGAAGTCAGGAAATATCGTACGCCGCGGACGGATCACGACCGAATGGCAGCAGGGCCAGCATCGCCTCTGCACAACTTATTGCAATGGCGACTTCAGCAGGTCGGTGACGGTCTCGGCGCAGCATTTCCCCAAGGAGCCGGTCTACGCCAACGGCCGGCTCAGCTTCGAGGTCGCCCTCGAACCCGGGGAAGCTTGGCACACATGCCTGCTCTACGCCTTGACGGATATAGCCAAGCAAACCGCAGCGCCGCACAGCTGCATCGAACATCATTCCACATCCCGCCACGCCGAGACCATGGCGGATTGGTTGCAGACCGTAGCAAAAATTGAAACCAGCAACGAAGAGTTTTACCGGCTCTTCCGCCGTGCCCTCGAGGATATGGCGGCGCTGCGGCTCCCGATTGCGGATACGGATCATACCGTATTCCTACCGGCCGCCGGCCTACCCTGGTTCATCGCCCCCTTCGGGCGCGACAGCTTGATCGTCTCGCTTCAGAACGTCTTGGTTTATCCCGAATTTGCGCGGGGCTCATTGGACTTCCTCGGTGTTCTTCAAGCAAAGGCGGACGACCCTTACCGGGACGCCGAACCAGGCAAGATCTTCCATGAATTGCGGTTTGGCGAGCTGGCTCATTTTAAGCTGATCCCGCATACACCCTATTATGGCACCGCTGACGCTACCCCTTTGTATCTCATCACCTTGCACGCGGCCTGGCGCGCTACGGGCGACCAAAGCCTCCTGGAGCGGCATCTTGAGACCGCCGAGGGCTGCCTGTCTTGGATCGACAATTATGGGGACCGCGACGGAGACGGCTTTCAAGAATATCAAACCCGATCTCCGGTCGGCTATGAGAACATGGCCTGGAAGGATTCCGGCGACTCCGTTGTCTATCCGGACGGTTCGCAGGTGCGCGGACCAAAGGCTCTCTGTGAACTTCAGGGCTATGTTTACGACGCATGGACCCGTATGGCCGAAATCTTTGACGTCCTCGGCCGATACGACCGTGCCGATGAACTGCGTGCAAAGGCAGCCGCCCTGTTCGAGCGGTTCAACGCGGCGTTTTGGGACGACGAGCTCGGCTTTTATGTTTATGCACTCGACGGCGATAAAAAGAAGGTTCGCACCATCGCCTCCAATGCCGGCCACTGCCTCTGGTCCGGCATTGTGCCGCGGGAGCGCGCCAAGCTGGTTGTGCAGCGCCTGATGGCGCCGGACATGTGGACGGGCTGGGGCATCCGGACGCTCTCCGCCAGCAATCCTGCATTCAATCCATACAATTATCAGACCGGATCGGTGTGGCCGCATGACAACGGCATTATCGCCATCGGGTTTAAACTCTATGGTTTCGGCGTGGAAGCCGGACAGATCGCGCATGACATCAGCAAAGGAGGAAGCTTTTTCCTGTTGAACCAATTGCCGGAGCTCTATACGGCCTTCCCACGCGATGAGACTACGTTTCCCGTGCAATATATCGGCGCCAATGTACCGCAAGCCTGGGCGGCCGGATCGATCTTCATGCTGACCCAGGCCATGCTGGGGTTTCTGCCCGACGCGCCCCGCAACAAACTCTATGTGGATCCGCTGCTGCCCGCCTGGCTACCGGACATCACGATTCGCGATCTTCGGATTGGCTCTCACAAATTGGATATCCGCTTCTGGCGCGAAGGCGAGCAGACCGACTTCGAAGTGCTCAAGGGGGACCCGAGTGTCGTCGAACGATGTGAAGTCGGCGTCAAAGCGGCGGAGCTCAAGCGCCGTTCGTCCCCGATCAAATCCCCGTAG
- a CDS encoding chromosome partitioning protein ParA — protein sequence MAHAVDIADLATPLTLAIDIGGSHLKASVLKPSGLMATDEVRVKTPNPATPSAVIAALSELSKQLGPFDRVSIGFPGVVRSNSVLTAPNLGTQEWHGFGLGAVMAENLLRPVRVLNDASIQGLGVISGRGLECVLTMGTGMGFALFQDGQIAPHLELSQQPIRKHKTYDDFVGRAALDSVGRRRWSKRVHEIIGILETVVLYDVLYIGGGNAKLIDCPLPANVKIVSNSAGITGGVRLWDRRMDPAFAATPSAFAD from the coding sequence ATGGCGCATGCAGTTGATATTGCCGATCTGGCAACGCCCCTGACCCTCGCGATCGACATCGGCGGGAGCCACCTCAAGGCTTCCGTTCTCAAGCCGTCCGGGCTCATGGCCACCGATGAGGTCCGGGTGAAGACACCCAACCCTGCGACGCCCAGCGCGGTTATTGCGGCGTTGAGTGAACTCTCAAAACAGCTCGGTCCTTTTGATCGCGTATCGATTGGATTTCCGGGCGTCGTGCGAAGCAATTCCGTGTTGACAGCGCCCAATCTTGGCACTCAGGAGTGGCATGGTTTCGGACTTGGCGCGGTCATGGCTGAAAACCTGCTCAGACCCGTTCGCGTGCTCAACGATGCCAGCATCCAGGGCCTCGGTGTCATCTCCGGACGAGGCCTCGAATGCGTATTGACGATGGGCACCGGAATGGGTTTTGCACTGTTTCAGGACGGGCAAATTGCCCCGCATCTGGAACTCAGCCAGCAGCCCATACGCAAGCATAAAACCTACGACGATTTTGTCGGCCGGGCCGCGCTTGATTCGGTCGGCCGCCGACGCTGGAGCAAACGGGTTCACGAAATTATCGGCATCCTTGAAACCGTGGTCCTCTATGACGTGCTTTATATCGGCGGCGGCAATGCCAAGCTGATTGATTGTCCTTTGCCGGCCAATGTGAAAATCGTTTCCAATAGCGCTGGGATCACCGGCGGCGTGCGCCTTTGGGACCGCCGGATGGATCCGGCATTTGCCGCCACGCCGTCCGCTTTTGCCGATTAG
- a CDS encoding TetR family transcriptional regulator: protein MIVKGGLRERILDTALDIVEAEGIKSLTQPRIAKALGLRQSHLTYYFPHKADLVVAMLQHAHDRASSAMGPEGGAMDFDAVMGTLKELMFDPHRMSFFLGIVLEATEEPDLQSIVATHMRGLIEMIAPIFGRDADDPHVIAFIDLLRGIGMRMLLEPDLARAGPPDLRKLAATFGLDRLEASRKRK, encoded by the coding sequence ATGATTGTGAAGGGCGGTTTACGAGAACGAATCTTGGATACCGCGCTTGATATCGTCGAGGCGGAAGGGATCAAGTCTCTCACTCAGCCTCGCATCGCGAAGGCTTTGGGGCTGCGTCAGTCCCATCTGACTTATTATTTTCCGCACAAGGCGGACCTTGTGGTCGCAATGCTCCAGCATGCCCATGATCGCGCTTCGAGTGCCATGGGGCCCGAGGGCGGGGCCATGGATTTCGATGCCGTCATGGGAACCCTCAAGGAGCTGATGTTTGACCCGCACCGGATGTCGTTCTTTCTTGGGATCGTTTTGGAAGCGACCGAGGAACCCGATTTACAGAGCATCGTCGCCACGCATATGCGTGGTCTGATTGAAATGATTGCTCCCATATTCGGTCGCGACGCCGATGATCCCCACGTGATCGCTTTTATCGATTTGCTGCGAGGGATCGGAATGCGGATGCTGCTCGAACCCGATCTGGCACGGGCGGGACCACCCGATCTAAGGAAACTTGCGGCGACCTTCGGTTTGGATCGGCTTGAGGCGAGCCGCAAGCGCAAATAA
- a CDS encoding TonB-dependent receptor, whose amino-acid sequence MSSAKSLGGALALALTLACSGARAQQASPTESSGNVALPTVDVLATSSAGSLTVPSVTEQKQQIDQMVGSVDFVDANTPEIQTRHVEDLRDALKDVPGVYVETRYGQEVRLSIRGSGLTRFFHLRGIELLQDGIPVNLADGSGDFDQIDPLYFRSIEVFKGGNALIFGTSTLGGAINFVSPTAYTALAPNLILIDGGSFGSIRGQVQVSRVIGDFDFLINGTFSHSDGYRQHSQSDLEQINGNIGYRFAPWAETRFYFGVYSAQQKIPGLLDFNTAVNNPTTASVSAAFPGFGGNQARNILDERIANKTTMLTDFGRIDVDSWFIHNNLYHPIFLVLDQDGYTWGVEPRLTSKLSLGGFRDDLIVGARFFGGRQADHRFVNFDGLETIPVLNARQVALNLEAFGENRFFIAPQVALMAGAKVFSDSRRYFDLGGLAANPISSFDQKTYNGVNPKAGVIWYPLPDIQVFADITRSQDVPDFSDLTQTFSPLTPTFVPLSAQKAWTGEIGTRGRWDRFSWDFTAYRSDIHDELLQFTVNQSIPANTFNAPHTLHQGIEFAAGVEVWRDISGPAAGDALTLSQVWTWNDFSFVNDPQFGNNQLAGAPVHVLRTTLAYRRLDGLYVAPSLDWVPVGAFADYANTVRTPGYVLLGLQAGITLPAGVSLYLDARNLTNQHYISDVATVINASVPASQQIYFPGNGRAIYAGMRYKF is encoded by the coding sequence ATGTCATCCGCCAAATCATTGGGCGGCGCACTCGCGCTCGCCTTGACCCTGGCCTGTTCCGGCGCTCGCGCGCAACAAGCCAGCCCGACCGAGTCCAGCGGCAATGTCGCGCTTCCAACCGTTGACGTTCTCGCAACTAGCTCGGCGGGATCCCTCACCGTGCCGTCGGTCACGGAGCAAAAACAGCAGATCGATCAAATGGTGGGATCGGTTGACTTCGTCGATGCCAACACGCCGGAAATTCAGACCCGCCATGTCGAGGATCTTCGCGATGCTTTGAAGGATGTGCCGGGCGTCTATGTCGAGACCCGCTATGGGCAGGAGGTCCGCCTGTCGATTCGAGGGTCCGGTCTGACCCGCTTTTTCCATCTCCGTGGCATCGAGCTGCTGCAGGACGGCATTCCCGTCAACCTCGCCGACGGCAGCGGAGACTTCGATCAAATCGACCCGCTCTATTTCCGCTCGATTGAGGTTTTCAAGGGTGGCAATGCACTGATTTTCGGCACATCGACCCTCGGCGGAGCGATCAATTTCGTTTCTCCCACGGCCTATACGGCACTCGCACCCAATCTTATTCTGATTGATGGGGGCAGTTTCGGCTCGATCCGCGGTCAAGTGCAGGTTTCACGGGTGATCGGCGATTTCGATTTCCTGATCAATGGCACATTTAGCCATTCGGACGGATATCGTCAGCACTCGCAATCCGATCTTGAACAGATCAACGGCAATATCGGCTATCGTTTCGCGCCCTGGGCGGAAACACGCTTTTATTTCGGGGTCTATAGCGCACAGCAAAAAATACCGGGTCTTTTGGATTTCAACACGGCGGTGAACAACCCCACAACCGCGAGCGTGTCGGCGGCCTTTCCGGGCTTTGGCGGAAATCAGGCGCGCAACATTCTGGACGAGCGCATCGCCAACAAAACGACCATGCTCACCGACTTTGGTCGCATCGACGTCGATTCATGGTTCATTCACAACAATCTCTATCATCCCATCTTTCTGGTTCTCGATCAGGACGGCTACACTTGGGGCGTCGAACCACGGCTCACGAGCAAACTAAGTCTCGGTGGCTTTCGGGACGACCTCATCGTCGGCGCGCGATTCTTTGGGGGCCGACAAGCGGATCATCGCTTCGTCAACTTCGATGGATTGGAAACGATCCCGGTTTTGAATGCGCGGCAAGTCGCCCTTAATCTCGAAGCCTTCGGCGAAAATCGCTTCTTTATCGCGCCGCAGGTCGCGCTCATGGCCGGCGCGAAGGTCTTCAGCGATAGCCGAAGGTATTTTGACCTTGGCGGGCTCGCCGCCAATCCAATCTCCAGTTTCGACCAGAAAACCTATAATGGCGTCAATCCCAAAGCCGGTGTGATCTGGTATCCGCTCCCCGACATCCAAGTCTTTGCTGACATTACGCGAAGCCAAGACGTGCCGGATTTCTCGGATCTCACCCAGACATTCAGTCCTCTCACGCCGACCTTCGTGCCGCTTTCCGCCCAAAAGGCCTGGACGGGTGAAATAGGCACGCGCGGGCGGTGGGACAGATTCTCTTGGGACTTTACCGCCTATCGCTCGGACATCCATGACGAGCTTTTGCAATTCACGGTCAATCAAAGCATTCCGGCCAACACATTCAATGCTCCACACACGCTTCACCAGGGAATTGAATTCGCCGCAGGGGTCGAAGTTTGGCGCGATATCTCCGGTCCGGCCGCCGGGGATGCGTTGACGCTATCCCAGGTGTGGACCTGGAACGACTTCTCATTTGTCAACGACCCTCAATTCGGAAACAACCAGCTGGCTGGCGCTCCAGTGCATGTTCTGCGAACGACGCTGGCCTATCGGCGATTGGATGGACTCTATGTCGCGCCGTCGCTGGACTGGGTTCCGGTTGGCGCCTTCGCCGATTATGCGAATACGGTGCGGACGCCCGGCTATGTGCTGCTTGGGCTCCAGGCCGGCATCACCTTGCCGGCCGGCGTTTCGCTTTATCTCGATGCCCGCAATCTGACCAACCAACACTATATCAGCGATGTCGCCACCGTCATCAACGCAAGCGTTCCAGCCAGTCAGCAAATCTATTTTCCAGGTAACGGACGGGCGATCTACGCGGGCATGCGCTACAAATTCTAA
- a CDS encoding glutamine--fructose-6-phosphate aminotransferase: MNASSAMARETGEASEVVARLLADPGVWRPIVAAIQRQNPTLAVVCGRGSSGHVGVFLRYLIETRLGIPVSATAPSIVTSFKRTLALRGGLFIVVSQSGRSPDLIAATADARSSGALTVALINDAESPVARAAEFSLPIGAGPEISIAATKSVIASMAAAALLIAELGGDKNLASAVARLPERLSKALALDWRECADDLAKARAVFVAARGFGLAPAREIALKMAEILRLPALSYSAAELMHGPRAAIAHDTPVLVLRLADQTASMIDTLVATLRTSGQAVHLCGGPASSLPWIGDDHAVTDAITLLAPAYRLIEATARRFDFDPDRPPHLSKVTETV, encoded by the coding sequence TTGAACGCGAGCAGCGCCATGGCCCGCGAAACCGGCGAGGCTTCCGAGGTCGTGGCACGGCTGCTTGCCGACCCCGGCGTGTGGCGCCCGATCGTTGCTGCGATCCAAAGGCAAAATCCAACGCTCGCCGTGGTTTGCGGGCGGGGCAGCTCAGGTCACGTTGGTGTGTTTCTACGCTATCTGATCGAGACCCGTCTTGGCATCCCGGTCTCCGCAACGGCGCCGTCGATCGTCACCAGCTTCAAGCGCACCTTGGCATTGCGGGGGGGGCTGTTTATCGTCGTCTCGCAATCGGGTCGCAGCCCCGATCTCATTGCCGCGACCGCCGATGCGCGGTCCTCCGGCGCGCTGACGGTGGCGCTCATCAACGATGCCGAATCCCCTGTCGCTCGGGCTGCCGAATTCAGTTTGCCCATCGGTGCAGGGCCGGAAATTTCCATCGCCGCCACCAAGAGCGTCATTGCCTCAATGGCCGCCGCGGCCTTGCTGATAGCGGAATTAGGCGGCGATAAAAACCTGGCAAGCGCCGTTGCGCGGTTGCCAGAACGACTCTCGAAGGCGCTGGCGCTCGATTGGCGCGAATGTGCCGATGATCTTGCAAAGGCGCGCGCGGTCTTCGTCGCAGCGCGCGGCTTCGGTCTGGCGCCGGCCCGTGAAATTGCGTTGAAAATGGCAGAGATCTTGCGTCTTCCCGCGCTTTCCTACAGCGCAGCTGAGCTAATGCATGGACCGCGCGCCGCGATTGCCCACGACACGCCCGTGCTTGTTCTGCGTCTCGCGGACCAGACCGCCAGCATGATCGACACGCTCGTCGCGACGTTGCGTACAAGCGGCCAGGCGGTGCATTTGTGCGGCGGCCCGGCTTCGAGTTTGCCGTGGATCGGCGACGATCACGCGGTGACCGATGCTATTACCTTGCTGGCGCCGGCCTATCGATTGATCGAAGCGACGGCGCGCCGATTCGATTTCGATCCAGACCGGCCGCCTCATCTCAGCAAGGTGACCGAGACGGTGTGA
- a CDS encoding N-acetylmuramic acid 6-phosphate etherase, with the protein MATEHVSSRFIDLDEWTPAEVVEAMWEGHMAAVASVRPAIGAIAAAVEAAVAALGENGRLVYFGAGTSGRIAIQDGAELTPTFGWPRERLVFGMAGGDAALICTAEGAEDDTADAIRLVDCNDIGPSDVVIGVAASGTTSFTVAATQRANKRGAVTIGIANNPGTPLLAAARHPILIATGSELIAGSTRMKAGTAQKVVLNLLSTGIMVRLGRVYRGMMVDMHTSNAKLRRRAELMVTRIAGCDSAIATKALARAGGDIKLAALIVLGLSEEEATALLAKNRGSLRLALAEMTDEGVS; encoded by the coding sequence ATGGCAACAGAGCACGTGAGTTCCCGCTTCATCGACCTTGATGAATGGACCCCCGCCGAGGTGGTCGAGGCCATGTGGGAAGGGCACATGGCTGCGGTTGCTTCGGTGCGTCCAGCGATCGGGGCCATCGCGGCGGCGGTAGAGGCGGCGGTGGCAGCGCTTGGCGAAAATGGACGTCTCGTCTATTTCGGCGCGGGGACGTCCGGGCGGATTGCGATCCAGGATGGCGCGGAATTAACGCCGACATTTGGTTGGCCGCGCGAACGGCTGGTGTTCGGCATGGCTGGGGGAGATGCGGCCCTGATCTGCACCGCGGAGGGGGCCGAGGATGATACTGCGGACGCCATTCGCCTCGTTGACTGTAACGACATCGGCCCAAGCGACGTCGTCATTGGCGTTGCCGCGAGCGGAACAACGTCCTTCACCGTTGCCGCAACTCAGCGGGCCAACAAGCGTGGCGCGGTCACGATCGGCATTGCGAACAATCCTGGTACGCCGCTGCTCGCTGCGGCGCGTCATCCGATCCTCATTGCCACAGGAAGTGAGTTGATCGCCGGGTCAACCCGCATGAAGGCGGGGACGGCTCAGAAGGTCGTGCTCAATCTGCTGTCGACCGGAATTATGGTCCGCCTTGGCCGTGTCTATCGCGGTATGATGGTCGACATGCATACGTCTAATGCAAAGCTGCGGCGCCGCGCCGAATTGATGGTCACTCGCATCGCTGGGTGCGATTCCGCGATAGCAACAAAGGCGCTTGCACGTGCGGGCGGCGACATCAAATTGGCCGCGCTCATTGTCCTCGGTCTTTCCGAAGAGGAGGCTACCGCGCTGCTCGCCAAGAATCGGGGTAGCTTGCGCCTGGCTTTGGCCGAGATGACCGATGAAGGCGTTTCGTGA
- a CDS encoding N-acetylglucosamine kinase codes for MSGAPALFLGVDGGGTGCRARIEDTSGAVLGLGQSGPATTRLGICKAWESIRAAFTMAIADAGLGPPDLLRIHAAVGLAGIRRKGIQEQFAELAHPFASLRFASDCLIACLGAHGGKDGGIVIVGTGSIGIAHVKGSNLSVGGYGFPISDEGSGADLGLRAMRRAMRALDGRAEASPLTDEILERFHGDPFEAVAWMDQATSTDYASFAPLVMRHADQGDPVGRQIAEAGAAEIGELVGTLIERGAPRVALIGGLASAIEAWLAPAVRRCLSPPERDAISGAIILAREDEGS; via the coding sequence ATGAGCGGCGCGCCGGCTCTGTTCCTCGGCGTTGACGGTGGTGGCACCGGCTGCCGCGCCCGCATTGAAGATACGTCCGGCGCGGTGCTCGGGCTCGGCCAATCGGGCCCGGCGACAACCCGCCTTGGCATCTGCAAGGCCTGGGAGTCGATCCGCGCGGCCTTCACCATGGCGATCGCGGATGCTGGGCTCGGGCCGCCCGACCTCTTGCGCATCCATGCCGCCGTCGGTCTTGCGGGGATTCGGCGCAAAGGCATCCAGGAGCAGTTTGCGGAACTCGCACATCCCTTTGCCTCGCTGCGCTTCGCGAGTGATTGCCTGATCGCCTGTCTTGGCGCTCATGGCGGCAAGGACGGCGGTATTGTTATTGTCGGCACAGGCAGCATCGGGATCGCGCACGTCAAGGGCAGCAATTTGTCTGTCGGCGGCTATGGCTTCCCGATCTCGGACGAAGGGAGTGGCGCCGATCTCGGACTGCGCGCGATGAGACGGGCCATGCGCGCGCTCGATGGGCGCGCCGAAGCGAGCCCATTGACAGACGAAATTCTCGAGCGTTTCCATGGCGACCCGTTCGAGGCGGTCGCCTGGATGGATCAAGCCACCTCGACCGATTACGCAAGCTTTGCGCCGCTCGTGATGCGCCATGCGGATCAAGGTGATCCCGTGGGACGACAAATTGCGGAAGCGGGCGCGGCAGAGATCGGCGAACTGGTCGGCACCCTCATCGAAAGAGGGGCGCCGCGCGTCGCGCTGATCGGTGGTTTAGCGAGCGCCATTGAGGCCTGGCTCGCGCCCGCCGTCCGACGTTGTTTGAGTCCGCCAGAACGCGATGCGATTTCTGGTGCTATAATTCTCGCACGCGAAGACGAGGGATCCTGA
- the nagA gene encoding N-acetylglucosamine-6-phosphate deacetylase — protein sequence MVSYRPIEGQRDQGQAASFLSHERTGDVAAHSPHKTPGPLQCLVADAIFDGERMLTGCAVLIHGGRIVDVVSRDAAPPDGAMIDLGAGSVLAPGFIDVQVNGGGGVLLNDEPTIAGIKTIVAAHRRFGTTGLLPTLITDRRETMERLAGIAEAALEIPGVFGFHLEGPFLNPRRKGVHPSARIRSPTPEDISLLHRFGSFGRSIVTLAPECVPDGFIADLAACGLRICAGHTDADESIIRRAGDEGLTGITHLFNAMSQMQARAPGAVGAALDEARFTLGLICDGYHVDPAMMRIAFRVAGRDRLMLVTDAMPTVGAHGAGFDLFGHAIKLEGTRLATEDGTLAGAHLDMMGAVRGAVSLMRVSLEDALVMASRTPARFLGLDGMLGAIRKNYRADLVAFDPNLTVTDTWVAGNRECHG from the coding sequence ATGGTATCATATCGGCCTATCGAAGGCCAGCGTGACCAAGGGCAAGCGGCCTCCTTTTTAAGCCATGAGAGAACAGGCGACGTGGCAGCTCATTCTCCCCACAAGACACCTGGACCTCTGCAATGCCTCGTGGCCGACGCTATCTTCGACGGCGAGCGCATGTTGACCGGCTGTGCCGTGCTGATCCACGGCGGGCGGATTGTCGACGTGGTGTCGCGAGATGCAGCTCCGCCAGACGGCGCAATGATCGATCTCGGCGCCGGCTCCGTGCTCGCTCCCGGCTTCATCGATGTCCAGGTCAATGGGGGTGGCGGCGTCTTGTTGAACGACGAGCCGACCATCGCCGGGATCAAGACCATCGTTGCGGCGCACCGGCGCTTCGGGACAACGGGGCTCCTACCGACCTTGATCACGGATCGGCGCGAGACGATGGAGCGTCTGGCCGGCATCGCCGAAGCCGCCCTGGAAATCCCCGGCGTGTTCGGATTTCATCTTGAAGGCCCATTCCTCAACCCGAGGCGGAAAGGTGTCCATCCGAGCGCGCGAATCAGATCGCCCACGCCAGAGGACATCTCTCTGCTGCATCGGTTCGGCAGCTTCGGCCGTTCGATTGTCACGCTCGCGCCAGAATGCGTACCTGACGGCTTCATTGCCGATCTGGCCGCCTGCGGGCTACGGATCTGCGCCGGCCACACCGACGCGGATGAGTCAATCATCAGGCGCGCGGGCGACGAAGGCCTGACCGGAATTACGCATCTCTTCAATGCCATGTCCCAGATGCAAGCGCGAGCGCCCGGAGCGGTCGGAGCAGCCCTCGATGAGGCTCGGTTCACCCTCGGCCTGATCTGCGATGGTTACCATGTCGATCCAGCAATGATGCGTATCGCTTTCCGCGTCGCCGGACGCGATCGCTTGATGCTTGTTACCGATGCCATGCCGACGGTTGGGGCTCACGGAGCTGGCTTTGATCTATTCGGCCATGCCATCAAACTTGAAGGCACAAGGCTTGCCACCGAAGATGGAACGCTGGCAGGCGCGCACCTTGACATGATGGGTGCGGTGCGCGGTGCCGTGTCCTTAATGCGGGTGAGCCTGGAGGATGCCCTGGTCATGGCGTCGCGGACACCAGCCCGGTTCCTCGGCCTTGACGGCATGCTCGGTGCGATTCGCAAAAATTATCGTGCCGACCTTGTCGCCTTCGACCCAAATCTCACTGTCACAGACACTTGGGTCGCGGGGAACCGGGAATGCCATGGATGA